Proteins encoded together in one Formosa sp. Hel3_A1_48 window:
- a CDS encoding phosphoribosylaminoimidazolesuccinocarboxamide synthase translates to MNQTITETNFNFPGQKNVYKGKVREVYTIKNNMLVMIATDRLSAFDVVMPKGIPYKGQILNQIATKMMKATEDLVPNWLLATPDPNVAIGHLCTPFKVEMVIRAYMSGHAAREYKAGRRILCGVPMPDGMIENDAFEFPIITPATKAEMGDHDEDISREDILARGIVSEEDYRVLEDYTRKLFQRGSEIAAAQGLILVDTKYEFGKTADGTIVLIDEIHTPDSSRYFYADGYEERQLKGEPQKQLSKEFVRQWLIKNDFQGLTGQTIPFMSDEYIETVSNRYIELFENITGDDFEKSDLTDINARIEHNVLKYLSLKSKD, encoded by the coding sequence ATGAATCAAACGATTACAGAAACTAACTTTAACTTCCCGGGTCAAAAAAATGTATACAAAGGGAAAGTTCGTGAGGTATATACAATCAAAAACAATATGTTAGTGATGATTGCGACAGATCGGCTATCAGCATTTGATGTAGTTATGCCCAAGGGTATTCCATATAAAGGGCAAATTTTAAACCAGATAGCTACCAAGATGATGAAAGCAACAGAAGATTTGGTGCCTAACTGGTTATTGGCCACACCAGATCCGAATGTTGCTATTGGCCACTTATGTACTCCTTTTAAGGTTGAAATGGTAATTCGTGCTTATATGTCTGGTCATGCTGCTAGAGAATATAAAGCTGGAAGAAGAATTCTTTGTGGTGTGCCTATGCCTGATGGGATGATTGAAAATGATGCCTTCGAATTTCCGATTATTACTCCAGCTACCAAAGCTGAAATGGGGGATCATGATGAGGATATCTCTCGTGAAGATATTTTGGCGCGGGGTATTGTTTCTGAAGAAGATTACAGGGTGTTGGAAGATTACACGCGAAAATTGTTTCAGCGTGGAAGTGAAATTGCCGCCGCTCAGGGATTAATTTTAGTTGATACTAAATATGAATTTGGAAAAACAGCCGATGGTACAATTGTTTTAATTGATGAAATACATACACCTGATTCATCTCGTTATTTTTATGCTGATGGTTATGAAGAGCGGCAGCTGAAGGGTGAGCCCCAAAAACAATTATCAAAGGAGTTTGTTCGTCAGTGGTTGATTAAAAATGACTTTCAAGGCTTGACGGGTCAAACCATTCCTTTTATGAGTGATGAATATATTGAAACGGTGAGCAATAGATACATAGAACTCTTTGAAAATATCACTGGAGATGACTTTGAAAAGAGTGATTTAACAGATATCAATGCGCGAATAGAACACAATGTGCTTAAATACCTCTCTTTGAAATCAAAAGACTAA